The stretch of DNA GAATACTTGCGCGATATTTCGCTGCTGTGTCGGCAGGTTCGTAACATCCTGCCCGTCGAAGAGAATCCGCCCTTCGGACGGCTGAATGAGGCCCGAAATGATATTGAGCAGCGAGGTCTTTCCGCAGCCCGAAGGCCCGAGCAGTGCATAAGCGCCGCCATCGTTCCACTCATGGTGCACTTCCTTGAGAGCGTAGTCCTTCTCGCTCTTCGGGTTCGGCCCATAGGCATGGCGAATATGATCGAGGGTGATACGTGCCATGATCTTCTCCTAGCCCCCTTGCCTGGCGGTGGTGATCGCCCGGCCGTCCGCGCCGAACGCCATCAGGTGGCGCGTATCGATGAAAACGGAGATGTCCGTGTCCGGGTCGATATTGTGGATGCCGTGCGCAAGCATCACCCAGCGGGTGCCGGCAAATTGCAGATGAACAAAACTTTCCGAGCCGGTGATCTCCGAAACCTGTGTTCGCGCCGTCATCCGCGCCGAACCAGCCGTCTGGGCGGTTGGTGCAAGATGATGCGGGTGAAACGCTATGGTTGCCGGCCCGTCCGGCACGTTCTGAAGATGCGGCGGCACGGCAAAAATCACCGCGCCATCGCGCAGGAAATTGCCTTCCGATTTGACCAGATCAATAAAATTCAGCGGCGGATCGGCAAAGGTTTTCGCCGTCGTCAGATCGAGCGGATTGCGATAGACCTCGATCGTCGGGCCGAACTGCGTGATCCGGCCCTCGCTGAGCGCTGCCGTATTGCCGCCCAGCAACAAGGCTTCGGACGGTTCCGTCGTGGCATAGACGAAGATCGCGCCGGACTGCGCGAAGATGCGCGGCAATTCCTGCCGCAGCTCCTCACGCAGCTTGTAGTCGAGGTTGGCAAGCGGCTCGTCCATCAAAACAAGGCTCGCATTCTTCACGAGTGCCCGGGCAAGTGCGGTGCGCTGCTGCTGGCCGCCGGAGAGGTTGAGCGGCGTGCGATCGAGATAAGGCCCGAGTTTCAGAAGTTCGGCAGCCTTGCGCACCTCCAGATCGATGATCTTGGCATCCTTGCCGGCAATCCGCAGCGGCGAGGCAATATTCTCGTAGACCGTCAATGCCGGATAATTGATGAACTGCTGATAGACCATGGCGATGTTGCGCTTCTGGACAGGCATAGCTGTCACGTCAGCACCATCAAAATGGATCGTGCCGGTTGTCGGCCGATCAAGGCCGGCCATCAGACGCATCAACGAGGTCTTGCCCGACAATGTCGGCCCAAGCAGAACGTTTAGCGTTCCTCTTTCAAAAACAAGATCGGTCGGGTGGATATGATAGTCCCCTCCCACCATCTTTGCGGCCTTCCGCAGTTCCAGCATTCCGATTCCCGTGCCTCCACGCATCGGGGACCACATGTTGCCCTTATCCGGCCATCGCCGGCATGGCAGCCATGTACTCCTCCAGTGACTGAGCCTGCTCCCTCGAAAGGCGCAGACCATCCTTTGTTCTCCTCCACAGCACGTCTTCGGCGTGCCGGGCCCATTCCTGTTTGACGAGATAGGTGACCTCGGCCTCGTAGAGGTCGCCGCCGAACAGCCGTCCCAAATCGTCGACGCCGCGGGCTTCGCCGAGCAGCGCCTTGACCCTCGTCCCGTAACGGCGAACCAGCCGGCGGGCATGTTGATCGGCGAGGAACGGATAAAGCCGCTTCAGATCGGCGACCTGCCCCTCGTAACCCCGGACCGGGAAGTCGCCGCCTGGCAGATGGCTCTTGGCCGTCCACGGGGCACCCTTGACGCCGATCGCAGCGCCGATCTTCTCCAGCGCGTGTTCGGAAAGCCGGCGATAGGTGGTGAGCTTGCCGCCGAAGACGTTGAGTAGCGGTGCGCTACTCCCCTCGCCGTCCAACTTCAACACATAGTCACGCGTCGCCTCCTGCGCCTTCGAGGCACCGTCGTCATAAAGCGGCCTGACTGCGGAATAGGCCCAGACGATATCCTCCGGCCTGACCGGCTCCTTGAAATATTCCGACGCCGCATTGCACAGATAGATGGTCTCTTCCTCGGAGATCCGAACATCCTTGGGATCGGCGGTGTAATCGCGGTCGGTGGTGCCGATCAGCGTAAAGTCGCCCTCGTAAGGAATGGCAAAGATGATGCGGTTGTCGGGATTCTGAAAGAAATAGGCGCGTGGACCGTCAAACTTTTTCTTCACCACGATATGGCTGCCCTGGACAAGGCGGACATGGTGAGCCTCGTTCTGGCCGAAGGCGGAACGGATGACATGGTCGACCCACGGACCGGCAGCATTGACCAGCATGCGGGCCTGATGGTTGTCATTGCGGCCGGTGACCGTATCGGTGGTCTCGATGTGCCAGAGGTCGTTCTCGCGCCTTGCCGACACCACTTTGGTGCGCGGCATGATGGTCGCCCCCTTGTCGGCGGCGTCGCGGGCGTTCAGCACCACCATGCGGGCATCATCGACCCAGCCGTCGGAATATTCGAAGGCCTTGGCAAATAGCGCCTTCAGCGGCTTGCCGGCCGGATCGCGGCGCATGTCGAGCACCGATGTCGCCGGCAACAGCTTACGGCCGCCGAGATGGTCGTAAAGGAAGAGGCCGAGCCGGATCAGCCAGGCCGGCCGGATGCCGCCCTTATGGTAGGGCAGCACGAAACGCAGCGGCCAGATGATGTGCGGCGCCATCGCCCAGAGGATCTCGCGCTCCATCAGCGATTCCCGCACTAGGCGGAACTCGTAATGCTCGAGATAACGCAGGCCGCCATGAATGAGCTTGGTGGCGCCAGACGAGGTGCCCGAGGCGAAGTCGTTCATCTCCGCCAGCGCCACGGAATAACCGCGCCCAACAGCATCGCGCGCAATGCCGCAGCCGTTGATGCCGCCCCGATGACGAATATGTCGTGTATCTCCCGGCCCAATATCCCCTCCGAGCCTGCTGCGGATTTCGCATCGCACAAAACTCACGCAATTGCGAAAGTGAAGTCAGTTAAAACGAAAGAGATACGAATGTCAAACGAATGTTTCGCGGCGGAAATTCAGAACAGTGCCGGCATCATGCTTTAGCGAAACCTGCCGTTCGTTTCGATCAGCTTTACATTGTTTTCGAGACAGAGATTGCGGATCGACGGCACCGGACAATGGTCGGTGATGAAGGTATGAACTTGGGAAAGTTGGCCGATCCTGACTGGAGCGGTGCGTTCGAACTTCGTCGAATCCGCAACCAGAATGACATGCCGGGCGTTGGCGATGATCGCCTGTGCGACCTTGACTTCGCGAAAATCATAGTCGAGAAGCGCGCCATCCACGTCGATCGCCGAAGCCCCGATCACGGCATAGTCGACCTTGAACTGGCGGATGAAATCGACTGCCGCCTCGCCGACGATCCCGCCATCCGAACCGCGCACCACACCGCCGGCGATCACCACCTCGATTGCGGGCAGCAGACGTAACCTATTGGCAACATTGATATTATTTGTAATCACCATCAGCTCGTGATGCTCGGCGAGCGCCTCGCCCACCGCCTCGGTCGTCGTTCCGATATTGATGAAGAGCGAGGCCCCGCTCGGGATCAGCTCGACCGCGGCCATGCCGATCGCCTGTTTCTCGGACGCGGCGATCTGCCGCCGCGCCTCGTATTTGACGTTCTCGGTCCCGCTCGGGAATGTCGCGCCGCCGTGGATACGCGTCAGCACCTGCGCATCGCAGAGATCGTTCAGGTCCTTGCGGATCGTCTGCGGTGTCACTGAAAAGCGGGAAGCGAGCTCCTCGACCAGGACCCTGCCGCTGGATTTCGCTATCGCCACGATTTCAGTTTGCCGGTCGGTCAAGAACATGAGCACGCACCTTTCGATCTACTTTCGTTTTAAAGAAAGCGAACGCCTGCGCAATGCCTATCTGTCACCTGATCACCTTCCGGGGCGAATTTGCTGCTATCGTTTCCGCATCACATTGACGACGAGCACACCGAGGATCGCCATGACGCCACCGACCGCGCCAAGCGCCGTCGGCGTCTCACCCAGCCAGAGGAAACCGATCAGCGTGGCGACGGGCGGAACGCCATAGAGAAAGTTCGAAGCGCGGGCGGCCGTCAGCCGCTTCAGCGCGATCGCCCAGGTGAGGTAGCCGATCGCAGTCGGGAAGATGACGAGATAGGCAACGCCCCAGTTCACCTCCGCCGGGGCGGCGGCCAGCGCCTGAATCGTCGCCGGTGCGGCCGGAAACAGCGGCACGGAACCGATCAGCAGGATCCAGGCGGTGACGGCAAGCGCCGGCATCCGGCCGAGCAGCGGCTTCTGCAGCACGCTGGCGATCGCCGAGCAAAGTGCTGCGCCGAGGATGAGGACGGCATTCGGATCAAGCTTGAAGCCGCCGTCGGAGGCAACCGCAATCAGCGCCACACCGCCGAAGGATATGGCAGTGCCGGCCCAGCCCCAGCGGCCGAAGCGATCGCCGAGCGCGAACGTGGCGATGAGGGCGGTGAAGACGGGCATGGTGTTGATGATGAAGCTCGCCGGCCCTGCCGCAACCGTCTGCTCACCGGTGTTCAACAGAACCGCATAAGCGGCGATGAAGAGCACCGCAGCGATGGAAAGGCGGACGAAATCGCGTTTTTCCGGCAACGGCCGGTAGATCACGAGGTAGACCAGAGCGATGGCGCCGGCTGCCACATACCGCGCGGTCGCCAGTTCGATCGGCGTCAGTGGTCCGAGACAGATGCGGATCACCACGAAAGAGGACGCCCAGAAGAGGATTGTGACGAGGATCGCGCCGAAGGCGACCAGATCGAACCCGCCCTGCTGTTTCGTCGAAATCGGTGTGCTTGCCGCCATGCTCATTTTCGCCTCCATTTGTTCTTCGACAATGGATTAGGCCTTCGATGCGTGCTTGAAAAGCATCGCAATCGATGATCAAATGTGTCTATGGTTCACAGCTCGCCCGTGCTTCCGCCGCTCGATACGCTCGAGACCTTTGCCCGCGCCGCCCGGCTTGGATCGTTTTCGGCCGCGGCCGAGGAAAGCGGCATCACGCATGGCGCGGTGTCGCGGCAGGTCTCGCGCCTCGAGCGCTGGATGGGGGTGCGGCTGTTTGCCCGCGAAGCCAGAGGCGTGCGGCTGACGCCGGAGGGCATGCGGTTTTTCGCGCGGGCGGAGGAAGCGCTTGCACTGCTCGGCAATAGCGGCGAACGCTGGCTGCCTCGCCGCAATAGGGCGGTGGTGCGCCTTTCGGTGACGCCCTCGGTCGCCTCGTTGTGGCTGTTTCAGCGTCTGCCGAAGCTCGAAGGAAACGAGCTGCATGTCGAGTTGACGCTCGAACACCGGCTGGCGGATTTCGGCGAAGGCACGGACCTTGCCATCCGCTGCGGCAAAGGGCCGTGGGCCGGCGTGCGCGCCCTGTCGCTCTGGCAGGAGAAGTCGTATCCGATCGCCGCCCCGGCCCTGGCAGACCGGCTCGGCCAGCGCTCCGATGCTGTTTCGCTGCTCGACCTGCCGATCCTGCACGACTCCAATATCGAAGGCTGGCGTCGCTGGCTTGCGCGCGAGGGCGTCGACTACACGCCACGCGGCCACGACCGTCGCTTCGAGGATTACAATCTCGTCGTCGATGCCTGTGTACAAGGGCTCGGCATCGCTCTCGCCCGGCCGCCGCTGTCGGATGCCGCGCTTGCGGCCGGGCGCGTCGTCGCCGTGTCGGAGCGGACGCTCGACAATCATGTGGCCTTCCACCTTATTCGACCGGACGATGCGCTCAGAAGCCCCGCCATCGAATTCGCCAGTCGCTTCCTACGCGAGGCAGGCCATGACGAGGCGACGATCGCCGCTTTTATCGCACCCGGCCGGGCGAAAGCGTAGGCGGAAGGTCGGTGGCGACGTTCGCTGCACCGATTGAGGAGATTAGTAATGGCAACGGTGGTGCTGTTTCATTCGGTTTATGGACTCCGGTCACTCGAGCGCGATGCAGCAGAGCGTCTGCGGGCGGCTGGGCATCAGGTGTTTACGCCGGATCTCTCTATGCGGGCAAGGTCGCGCGATCGATCGATGAGGGCATTGAACTGAAGGAGGCGATCGGGTGGTCCACTCTTTGCCAACGCGCGGAAAAGGCGGTCGCCCCGCTGCCTGACTCCGCCGTGCTCGGCGGATTTTCGATGGGTGCTGGCGTCTCCGCACATCTTTGGCCGAAGCGGCCGCAGATGGTAGGCTTGCTGCTGCTTCAAGGCCTCGCTGAAATTCCGGACAACGCGCGCCGGGGCCTTCCCGTCCAGATCCATCTTGCCGATCCGGATCGATTCGCGCCCAGGGAAGAGGTCGAAGCCTGGCAAGCGGTAGCGGCCCGGTCGAGCATCGCCGCGGAGATCTTCAAATATTCCGGCGCCGGTCATCTCTACACCGATCCGACGCTGCCGGATCACGACGCAGCTGCGGCCGAACTGACATGGAGCCGCGTCATCGGCTTCCTCGCCGCACTGTAGTAGCCGCCAGGCCGTTACTCCGCCGGAAACTGCAGGCGCATTTCCTTCGCCAGTTCAAACCCGGCGGCCCGGTAAACCGGCTCACCGGCATCCGAGGCGTGGATGACGGCCGTCGTGCAGCCGATCGACTTCAGATAATCAATAGCCTTGTTGGTCAGCGCCAACGCGATGCCGCGCCGGCGGAAGGCGTCGGCGACATAGACAGACCAGATGTAGCCATGCAGTCGCTGTTCCGGCTGGATGATCTCCGGAAATGGTGATTGGTGCATCTGGCACGACGCGGAACCGGCGATTTCACCGTCGACGATAGCAAGGAACGAAGTCAGACGCCGCTCCTCGCGTCCGCTTCTGATGAAAGACAAGATCCGCGCCGCCGCATCGGGCCTGTAGTGTTCCGGCGGCGTGCCATAGCTGTCCCAGATCTTCAGATGGTGCCCCACCAGGATCTCGTCCTCGTCGGGCGTTGCCGTTCGAATATCCATCATGTTGTGATCCGGCCGGGGGCATATCGGCGCGTAAAATCGCCCTTCAAAGGGGTGGCGCCCTGCCTCATCGCGGGGCGCCCAAAGGCATATCAGTTCGCGGCTGTCAGCGTCATCGACGCACTGCCGGCCGCAACGTTGAGGCCAAGCTGGCCGGTCAGGCTGACCGTCTGCAGATGGATCGAGCCAGAGGTTCCGCCAATCAGGAGATTGGCGCCGACACCGGCCCCGAGCGTCGCTTCGGCGGTAGCGCCGACATAGAGGCCGGCGAGCGATCCGCGGTGATAACCGGCGGTCGGCGCGAACACGGCCCAGATCAGGCGGCTGCGGGTGGTAAAGCCGAGGTCGATGCCGAGCTTTCTCATCTCGCCAGTATAACGATCCGACAGCTCGTTGCCGACGGTTGACTGGAAGATGCAATCGGCTTCCTTGGATGAACCGAGCACATAACCTGTACCGCCACCGATATCGCAGGTGAGGTAACCGATCTTGACACCATTGCGCAGGTCCGGCTCTTCATACGTCCTGGTTACGAGGTCGGCGGCATTGACCGCCCCAGCGCCAACCAACGTCAACGATACCGCGGCAAGTGCCTTCGCAAGAATTTTGTTCATAAGTCTCTCCTTCTCAAATCGTGACGAGCATACCCGGCTACTCGCCACCAGATTCGGCAATAGATAACGGACGGAACTGCAAAACGATCCCGATCCGGTACCATCTTCACGTCACCTGTCAGACCGCAGAAGATGCGCAAGCGACAAACACGCTTACGGTTCAGCCCCCATTGGGACATTTCGAAGGCACTAATTCGCGCCATCCGGTTATTTCATGATGTTGTCAGGAATGGTTGCCGGAAAGGCACGATCCTGATCGCCGTCGAATTTCTGCGGACGGTATCGATTCATTTTGGCCGACCCGAACCACGACGACCGGATCGGCCGAAGCGAAACGTCAAAACGGATGGGTCGATACAGAAAAACCCGGCGATGTGTTCGCCGGGTTTTTATACTTGTTCTATTCGCGCTATACTCTTCGCATAAAGCGCATGACGAGCGACACGACGAACAACACCAGGAAAATGAAGAACAGAACCTGGGCAATGGAAGCTGAAGCTCCTGCTATACCGCCAAATCCGAGGACGCCGGCAATCAAGGCCACAACGAGAAACACCAGAGCGTAATAAAGCATCGCAATCTCCTTTTACGTTGCTGCGGAGATAACGGAGGCCGCCCCATTTGGTTCCCTGCCCGTCTCACGGCCGGCACATGCGACGTCGCATCGGATTTGTTCAGCCGAAATGAAAAGCGCCGCTGACCATCCGGTCGCCTTCATTCGGCTCGGGAGGCTCGGCCGCATCGAGATAGGCCTTGAGCGGCCCGGTCAGCACGAACCAGATGCTTGCTCCCAGCATGAAATAGGCTCCCACCGGATCGTCGATGCGGGCGATGAAGGGAAGGCAGGCGGAGGCGAACAGGACGATGATCCGCACCGACCACTCCGCCTCACGTTTGGCGATGGCGCGCGCTCGCAGCGACTTGTATTGCCGGGCGCCATAACCTCCTCCCGTCGCTTTCAGCGCCGAAAGCAGTTTTCGTGCTGATGGCAGCGCCAGCATGAGCAGCGCGGCGACACTGAGCGCGAAAGGTTTGCCAGTCATGACCTGCCCGCTGGCGATCAGGAGAAAGGAGAGCACGACGAGATTCCATGTCGGCTCCAACAGCTCCGGCGGTTGCCGCGTGCGGAGATGCCAAGTGCGCAGCAAGCCCGCCGCGCCGTGCAGTAGCGGCTGATCGATATAGCGATTGATCCAGTCCATGCCGATGCTCGTCCCCGATTGCATGAAGAGGGCTCCGAACACCACGGAATTTGGTCATCATCGTGGCAATACCTGCCGAATCACGCCCGTCGCGTGAAGGAAGCGGCCTGCCAAGGCTTTAGTTGCAACGTTAGCGCAGTTCCTGCGCGACCTCCCAGACATGGCCGGACGGATCGGCAAAGGCCGCCGTACGGCGGCCCCATGGACGATCGATCGGACCATTGAGCAGCATGATCCCGAGTTTGCGCAGTTCCGCGCAGACCCCGTCGACATCATCGACCTTGATCGTCAGCAAGACGCGACTGCCCGAACCGGATGCCGCCACCGGTGACGGATCGACCAGCTGCGGCGCTTCCGTACCCTTGAGAAGGTTGACCATCGTCCCCGAAAATTTCAGCACCGAGCAGACAGCGTCCTGATAGACGACATCGGCGGCAAAGACCTTTTGGTAGAATGCCCTCGCCGCGTCAATATCGTCGACGAACAGGGTGATGACCTCGATCCTATCCAACCTCATGGGCATTTCTCCTCCGTTGCTTCGATCGTCCACCGATATCGATGGCCGGCTTTCTGCTGGTCGCTTCGAGCCTGCCGGTTTCGACATGCCGGAAAAAATAATCGTCAGCTCCGCAGACCCGGCGCCTCGTGGCCGGTGTGCGCCACATATTCCGTGTAGCCGCCGCCATATTGATGCACGCCGTCCGGCGTCAGCTCCAGCACCCGGTTGGAGAGTGCCGCCAGGAAATGCCGGTCGTGCGAGACGAACAGCATGGTGCCCTCATATTGCGACAGCGCCTTGATCAGCATCTCCTTGGTGTCGAGGTCGAGATGGTTCGTCGGCTCGTCAAGCACGAGCAGATTCGGCGGGTCGAACAGCATAATGGCCATGACCAGCCGCGCCTTCTCGCCGCCGGACAATACACGGCAGCGCTTCTCGACATCGTCGCCGGAGAAGCCGAAACATCCGGCGAGCGCCCGCAAAGGCCCCTGCCCCGCCTGTGGGAACCGGTCTTCCAGTGACTGGAAGACGGTGTGCTCGCCGTCGAGAATATCCATGGCGTGCTGGGCGAAATATCCCATCTTGACGCTGGCGCCGAGAGCGACGCTGCCTTCATCGGGCTCGGCGGTCCCCGTCACCAGCTTCAGCAGTGTCGACTTGCCGGCGCCGTTGATGCCCATGATGCACCAGCGTTCCCGGCGCCGCACCATGAAATCCAGTCCTTCATAGATGCTTCGACTGCCGTATTTCTTGTGCACGTTCTTGAGGTTGATCACATCTTCGCCGGATCGCGGCGCCGGCTGAAACTCGAAGGAGACCACCTGACGGCGCTTGGGCGGCTCCACCCGGTCGATCTTTTCCAGCTTCTTGACGCGGCTCTGCACCTGCGAGGCATGCGAGGCGCGCGCCTTGAACCGCTCGATGAACTTGATTTCCTTGGCGAGCATCGCCTGCTGGCGTTCGAATTGGGCCTGCTGCTGCCTTTCGTTCTGCGCCCGCTGCTGCTCGTAGAATTCGTAATCACCCGAATAGGTCGTCAGCGTGCCGCCATCGATCTCGATGATCTTAGTGATGATCCGGTTCATGAACTCGCGGTCATGCGAGGTCATCAGCAGAGCGCCCTCGTAGCCTTTCAGGAACTCCTCCAGCCAGATCAGGCTTTCGAGATCCAGATGGTTGCTCGGCTCGTCGAGCAGCATGACATCGGGACGCATGAGCAGGATGCGAGCGAGCGCCACGCGCATCTTCCAACCGCCCGACAGGGCGCCGACATCGCCGTCCATCATCTCCTGGCTGAAGCTCAGGCCGGCGAGCACTTCGCGGGCGCGTCCTTCGAGCGCATAACCGTCCAGTTCCTCGTAGCGCGCCTGCACCTCGCCGTAGCGCTCGATGATCTTGTCCATGTCGTCGGCCTGCTCGGGATCGGCCATGGCCGCCTCAAGCTCACGCAATTCGCCGGCAACGAGGCTGACCGGGCCGGCGCCGTTCATCACCTCGGCGACGGCACTGTGGCCCGCCATCTCGCCGACGTCCTGGTTGAAGTAGCCGATGGTGACGCCCTTTTCACAGGAGACCTGCCCTTCGTCTGGCTGCTCCTCACCGTTGATCATCCGGAAGATCGTCGTCTTGCCGGCGCCGTTCGGGCCGACGAGACCGATCTTCTCGCCTCTGTTGAGAGCTGCAGACGCCTCGATGAAGAGAATCCGGTGGCTGAGTTGTTTGCTGATATTCTCGATACGAATCATGATTTGCGCGGGGCCTAAGAAAAGATTTTGGCGCCCTTATGCCACGCATGGAAATGACAGGATAGGCCCGTTTCCACCCCTCTCGATCTCCTGAGGATGCCGAAACCCGTGAGCGGTTTTCGGACGACATCGTGCTCGCTGCTTTAATTTAGAACGGGATTGGATAGTATCGTGGCTCGCGCCAAGGAGAAGCCGTGCCAATGAGCGTCCGCCCGCCGCAGTCCCTCAGACAATCGCAGCAGAATACAAACGGCTTCAACGTCCTCGAATTCGAGCTGACGTCGGAACGCGCCGATACGCTCGGGCGCCACGGGCTGAAGGTGGAGGCAGCACTTGCCGCGCTGAAGGCCTGGACCGCCGACCGCAAGAGTGGCGAGGAACGCGAGAGATTTCTTAATGCAGCGTCCGACGCCGTCTGGGCCTTCTTCATCCAGCGTGAGATCTGCGGGCTGCGGAACAACCGCGACGCCATTCAGCGTTATGGCATCCCGAACGAAGTGATCGCCAGATTGGGCGCCGTGCCAAAATAACACGTAGCGACGGTGGGAGCGGCTCCCTTACCTATTGAGTGGAAATCAGCGGCCCAGAAAGATATGGCTTGATGCCGAACCATGGCGAAAGGGAATTGTGATGCCAAGCTCGATCCGGATTGGAAACCAGCATCTCACCGTCGACGTCTCCTCCCTCGGCGCCGAGATGCAGGCGCTCACCACCAGAAACGGACGCTCATGGCTGTGGACGGGCGACCCAGCCTTCTGGACCGGGCGGTCGCCGATCCTTTTTCCGATCGTCGGCAAGGCGCCGGAGGACAAGATAGCAATCGACGGCACGATCTATCCGATGGCCCAGCATGGTTTTGCCCGCCGCAGCGAATTCGCGCTTGCGGCATCCACCGCGACGATGTGCCGATACGAACTGGTCGCCTCGGCGGCCACCCGGGCGGCTTATCCATTCGATTTTCAGCTGGCGGTGGAGCATGCGGTTGAGGGCCGCGCGCTGACGGTGGCGGCAGAAGTCACCAACCGCGATCAGAAGGCGATGCCGTTCGGGCTCGGATTCCATTCGGCCTTTGCCTGGCCGCTGCCGGGTGCCGCCGGGCACGCCCATGTCGTTACGCTCGACAATAAGGGCGAGCCGCCGCTTGTGCGGCTGCAGGGTGGCCTCATCAATCCTGCGACGCTGCCCTCGCCGTTCGATACCGGTCGGTTGGTGCTCGATCACGCCATGTTCGACCAGGATGCGATGATCTTTCCGCAAGGGGCAGGCGAAGGCTTAACTTATGGCGCCGAAAATGGGCCGACCATGCAATTCCGGTTCGAAAATCTGCCCAATCTTGCCCTGTGGACCAAACCGGGCGCTCCCTTCCTCTGCATCGAGCCCTGGCACGGAACGGCCGCGGAGGCTGGACGTTCGAGCGAGCTTTCGAAGCGGCCCTACACGACTATCCTGGCACCGGGCGCGGTCGCTCGCTTCGCCTTTACCGTCGAGATTTTACAATAGAAAGCCGCGCGCCCGACGGGCGCGCACGAAGGAGGCTTTTACAGCCGTCGCAGGGGCGTTGTCAGTGAGCGCCCGCGCCACCGCCAGCCCGCGGCTTTTGGGTGAGCAGCAGGGCGACGGCAGCAATTGCAAGAACCACGCCGATGACAGCGAAAGTATCGGCGAAGCCCAGGATGAGCGCCTGACGCCTGACGATCTGCCCGAGAACGACAACGGCCTTCTGCCCGGCGATAGCTGGGTCGGAAATGCCGTGCTGCATGAAATAGCCGGTCGTTTGCGCAAGCCGGTCGCGTACTTCATCACGGGAGAGCGTGACCGACTGGCCGATGATATTCGAGTGGAACTGCTCGCGTTTGGTCAGCACCGTGCCGAGCGTTGCCGTGCCGACGGCGCCCCCGAGATTGCGCAGCATGTTGGTCAGGCCCGAAGCAGCGGCCGCGTCGGTGGCTGCGATGCCGGCGGTAGTAATG from Rhizobium sp. NZLR1 encodes:
- a CDS encoding aldose 1-epimerase family protein; amino-acid sequence: MPSSIRIGNQHLTVDVSSLGAEMQALTTRNGRSWLWTGDPAFWTGRSPILFPIVGKAPEDKIAIDGTIYPMAQHGFARRSEFALAASTATMCRYELVASAATRAAYPFDFQLAVEHAVEGRALTVAAEVTNRDQKAMPFGLGFHSAFAWPLPGAAGHAHVVTLDNKGEPPLVRLQGGLINPATLPSPFDTGRLVLDHAMFDQDAMIFPQGAGEGLTYGAENGPTMQFRFENLPNLALWTKPGAPFLCIEPWHGTAAEAGRSSELSKRPYTTILAPGAVARFAFTVEILQ